A window of the Candidatus Neomarinimicrobiota bacterium genome harbors these coding sequences:
- a CDS encoding thymidine phosphorylase encodes MLPYEIIEKKQQGDRHSPEEIRFMVKEFTAGNIPDYQISAWLMAIYFQGFSIEETAVLVEAMIESGERIDLSDISGYKIDKHSTGGVGDKVTLILAPLVAAAGVKIPMISGRGLGHTGGTLDKLESIPGFTTDYSIDDFRRQVDEFGVCIMGQSATMVPADKKMYALRDVTATVRSIPLICGSIMSKKIAEGIDGLVLDVKTGRGAFIAEEEKSRELANQLADIGKEFGLDVRVVITDMNQPLGNQIGNRNEVVESVECLKGNGPADLMEVTMELSAEMLVLAGKAEDVPAAKTVLNELIETGEALEKFYDLVEIQGGDPKIIDSLLSLEPSKFSVEVTAPAEGIVQSLDSYQLGTTSVKLGAGRMQMGDVIDPKAGISLERKIGDRVNAGDVLAVCYTDKESVVEEAKQSILDVFEIDDADASPPTMIHEVIGDET; translated from the coding sequence GAAGAAATCCGGTTTATGGTCAAGGAGTTCACCGCCGGAAACATCCCCGACTACCAGATCTCCGCATGGCTCATGGCGATCTACTTCCAGGGTTTTTCCATTGAAGAGACAGCCGTGCTGGTGGAGGCCATGATTGAATCCGGAGAGCGAATCGACCTGTCCGACATTTCCGGATACAAAATCGACAAACACAGTACCGGGGGCGTCGGCGACAAAGTGACGCTGATACTGGCTCCATTGGTTGCAGCCGCTGGCGTAAAAATTCCTATGATTTCCGGTCGGGGCCTCGGGCATACCGGAGGTACACTGGATAAGCTGGAATCTATCCCGGGTTTTACCACAGACTATTCCATAGATGACTTCCGGCGCCAGGTTGACGAGTTCGGAGTGTGCATCATGGGACAGAGCGCCACAATGGTCCCCGCAGACAAAAAGATGTACGCCCTCAGAGATGTCACCGCCACGGTACGTTCCATTCCGCTCATCTGCGGATCGATTATGAGCAAAAAGATAGCCGAGGGCATCGATGGCCTGGTGCTGGATGTGAAGACCGGACGCGGGGCGTTTATCGCAGAGGAAGAGAAGTCTCGGGAATTAGCGAACCAACTGGCGGATATTGGAAAAGAATTTGGTCTGGATGTCCGGGTGGTGATCACGGATATGAACCAGCCGCTGGGGAATCAGATCGGGAACCGGAACGAGGTGGTGGAATCGGTGGAGTGCCTGAAAGGAAACGGCCCGGCAGATCTTATGGAAGTCACCATGGAGTTGAGCGCGGAGATGTTAGTCCTTGCCGGAAAAGCGGAGGATGTCCCCGCAGCCAAGACTGTTTTAAATGAATTGATTGAAACCGGCGAGGCGCTGGAAAAATTCTACGACCTGGTGGAAATCCAGGGTGGGGATCCTAAAATCATCGATAGTTTACTTTCGTTGGAACCCTCAAAATTTTCTGTGGAAGTCACCGCACCTGCAGAGGGGATTGTCCAATCCCTGGACAGCTATCAGCTGGGGACAACCAGCGTCAAACTGGGCGCGGGACGGATGCAGATGGGCGATGTCATTGACCCCAAAGCCGGGATATCCCTGGAAAGAAAGATCGGAGACCGGGTGAATGCCGGGGACGTACTCGCCGTATGTTATACGGACAAAGAATCAGTGGTGGAAGAAGCCAAACAGTCTATTTTGGATGTGTTCGAAATCGATGATGCCGACGCCTCACCACCGACAATGATACATGAAGTTATCGGGGATGAGACTTGA